A DNA window from Bacteroides cellulosilyticus contains the following coding sequences:
- a CDS encoding chloramphenicol acetyltransferase codes for MRHIVDIETWERRDNYNFFRGFVNSWYSITTEIDCTEASAAARASGHSFFLYYLYAVVRSANEVPELRYRTDKNGQVIFHDEVDIISPIAVPGKTFYTVRIPYHEDFKRFYAEAYELITNIPEDGNPYGAEEELAKQGDYDVVHLSAVPKMYFTATTYTLAEAGNGCSYPLMTSGKAVTREGRLVFPLSIYVNHAFVDGSHLASFFQKIEEHLKRISQG; via the coding sequence ATGAGACATATTGTAGACATCGAGACATGGGAGCGCCGGGACAATTACAATTTCTTCCGGGGCTTTGTAAATTCCTGGTACTCCATTACCACAGAGATTGATTGTACCGAAGCCAGTGCCGCAGCGAGAGCCTCGGGCCATTCCTTTTTTCTCTATTATCTGTATGCCGTAGTGCGTTCGGCGAATGAAGTTCCGGAACTCCGTTATCGTACCGACAAGAACGGACAAGTTATTTTTCATGATGAAGTGGATATCATTTCTCCGATAGCTGTTCCTGGAAAGACCTTTTATACGGTTCGGATTCCTTACCACGAAGATTTCAAACGCTTTTATGCCGAAGCGTATGAGTTGATAACCAATATCCCCGAAGATGGCAATCCTTATGGTGCCGAAGAGGAGTTGGCAAAACAGGGAGATTATGATGTAGTGCATTTAAGCGCTGTCCCCAAGATGTATTTTACTGCTACCACCTATACGCTGGCCGAAGCCGGTAATGGTTGCAGCTACCCTTTGATGACTTCCGGTAAAGCGGTAACCCGCGAGGGGCGTCTGGTATTTCCTTTATCCATTTATGTAAATCATGCCTTTGTAGATGGTTCGCATCTGGCATCATTTTTTCAAAAGATAGAAGAGCACCTGAAACGAATTTCACAGGGATAA
- a CDS encoding RNA polymerase sigma-70 factor: MCADNSSEERSLILRLIEGDEDAFCELYATYKNRLIYFAMRFLKSREYAEDVFQDAFTVVWQSRRFINPDASFSSYLYTIMRNRILNQLRNAANEEKLKESILSQALDYTEDTKREVMLNDLKSLISHALQQLTPRQREIFEMSREAQLSHKEIADKLGISVNTVQEHISTSLKLIRTYLIKYSGSEYVDLLLLLICLNI; this comes from the coding sequence ATGTGTGCAGATAATTCCTCAGAAGAACGTTCACTCATTCTCCGCTTGATAGAGGGGGATGAGGACGCCTTTTGTGAATTGTATGCTACTTATAAAAACCGTCTGATATACTTTGCAATGCGTTTTCTGAAGTCGCGGGAGTATGCAGAAGATGTTTTTCAGGATGCTTTCACTGTAGTTTGGCAAAGCCGCCGTTTCATTAATCCCGATGCTTCTTTTTCTTCCTATCTCTACACCATCATGCGCAACCGGATACTGAACCAGTTGCGCAATGCCGCTAATGAGGAAAAACTAAAGGAAAGTATTCTTTCACAGGCATTGGACTACACGGAAGATACCAAACGTGAAGTAATGCTGAATGATTTGAAATCCCTCATTTCCCATGCCTTGCAGCAGCTGACTCCCCGCCAGCGTGAGATTTTCGAGATGAGTCGTGAAGCCCAGCTCTCCCATAAAGAGATTGCAGATAAGTTGGGCATCTCCGTCAACACCGTTCAGGAGCATATATCTACCTCCCTTAAGTTGATTCGTACCTATCTCATTAAGTATTCAGGCAGTGAATATGTGGATTTGCTGTTGCTGCTAATTTGCCTTAATATATAA
- a CDS encoding protein-disulfide reductase DsbD family protein, which yields MKKILSICLLLIAVVAQAQIQEPVKFKSELKTLAAGEAEIVFTATIDKGWHVYSTDLGDGGPISATFNVEKISGATVVGKLQPKGKEIASYDKLFEMNVRYFESTAQFVQKLKLTGGDYKIEGFLEFGACNDENCLPPTQVEFNFSGKAEAAKGAAAATPAEKVTAPTEETKPETQLASQTETPADTASTGIIGGADGPTDINVAGNIDLWKPVINDLQSYGEATSQDDMSWIYIFITGFLGGLLALFTPCVWPIIPMTVSFFLKRSKDKKKGIRDAWTYGASIVVIYVTLGLAITLIFGASALNALSTNAVFNILFCLMLVVFAASFFGAFELTLPSKWSNAVDSKAEATGGLLSIFLMAFTLSLVSFSCTGPIIGFLLVQVSTTGSVIAPAIGMLGFAIALALPFTLFALFPSWLKSMPKSGGWMNVIKVTLGFLELAFALKFLSVADLAYGWRILDRETFLALWIVLFALLGFYLLGKIKFPHDDDNTKVGVGRFFMALFSLAFAVYMVPGLWGAPLKAVSAFAPPMQTQDFNLYNNEVHAKFDDYDLGMEYARQHGKPVMLDFTGYGCVNCRKMELAVWTDSKVSDIINNDYVLITLYVDNKTPLTSPVKVTENGRERTLRTVGDKWSYLQRVKFGANAQPFYVLIDNEGRPLNKSYSYDEDIPKYIEFLQTGLENYKKGK from the coding sequence ATGAAGAAAATATTATCCATTTGTCTGTTGCTGATTGCTGTCGTGGCACAAGCGCAGATACAGGAGCCCGTCAAGTTTAAGTCGGAACTGAAGACGCTTGCAGCGGGAGAGGCGGAAATTGTATTTACCGCTACTATCGATAAGGGTTGGCACGTATATTCTACCGACCTGGGTGACGGTGGTCCTATCTCGGCTACCTTCAATGTAGAGAAGATATCCGGTGCTACAGTTGTAGGAAAGTTGCAGCCGAAAGGAAAAGAAATAGCTTCTTATGATAAGTTGTTCGAGATGAACGTACGCTATTTTGAGTCCACGGCACAATTTGTTCAGAAACTGAAGCTCACAGGAGGAGATTATAAGATAGAAGGTTTTCTGGAATTCGGTGCTTGTAATGATGAAAACTGTTTGCCTCCTACGCAGGTAGAGTTTAATTTCTCAGGTAAAGCAGAAGCCGCTAAAGGTGCAGCAGCCGCAACTCCTGCTGAAAAGGTAACAGCTCCGACAGAGGAAACGAAACCGGAAACTCAGCTTGCTTCTCAAACTGAAACACCAGCTGATACAGCTTCCACTGGTATAATAGGTGGTGCAGATGGTCCGACGGATATAAATGTGGCAGGCAATATTGACTTGTGGAAACCTGTCATCAATGATCTGCAATCTTATGGTGAAGCCACTTCACAGGACGACATGTCATGGATTTATATCTTTATCACCGGATTCCTCGGTGGACTGCTGGCATTGTTCACGCCTTGTGTGTGGCCTATTATCCCTATGACTGTAAGTTTCTTCCTGAAACGTTCCAAAGATAAAAAGAAAGGTATTCGAGATGCCTGGACGTATGGCGCTTCTATCGTGGTGATTTACGTAACTTTAGGTTTGGCCATTACGTTGATCTTCGGTGCCAGTGCACTGAATGCACTTTCCACGAATGCCGTGTTCAATATCCTTTTCTGTCTGATGCTGGTTGTGTTTGCAGCTTCTTTCTTCGGAGCTTTCGAACTGACGTTACCTTCTAAATGGAGCAACGCAGTAGATAGTAAGGCAGAAGCAACAGGCGGTTTGCTCAGTATCTTCCTGATGGCATTCACGCTTTCACTGGTGTCTTTCTCTTGTACAGGTCCTATTATCGGTTTTTTGCTGGTACAGGTATCTACAACAGGTAGCGTGATAGCTCCGGCTATCGGTATGCTTGGTTTTGCTATTGCTTTGGCATTGCCGTTCACACTGTTCGCCCTGTTCCCGTCCTGGTTGAAGTCTATGCCGAAATCAGGCGGTTGGATGAATGTCATAAAGGTTACTCTCGGTTTCCTGGAACTGGCTTTCGCTCTAAAGTTCCTCTCTGTAGCCGACTTGGCTTATGGCTGGCGCATTCTCGACCGCGAAACGTTCCTGGCATTGTGGATTGTTCTGTTTGCTTTACTGGGCTTCTACCTGTTGGGCAAGATCAAATTCCCGCACGATGATGACAATACGAAAGTGGGAGTGGGCCGCTTCTTTATGGCACTTTTCTCACTGGCATTTGCCGTATATATGGTTCCCGGTTTGTGGGGGGCTCCGTTGAAGGCGGTCAGTGCTTTTGCACCGCCTATGCAGACTCAGGACTTCAACCTCTATAATAATGAAGTGCATGCCAAGTTCGATGATTACGACCTGGGTATGGAATATGCCCGTCAGCATGGCAAACCTGTAATGCTCGACTTCACCGGTTATGGTTGTGTAAACTGCCGTAAGATGGAGCTTGCCGTATGGACAGACTCTAAGGTAAGTGACATTATCAACAACGACTACGTACTTATTACACTTTATGTAGATAATAAAACCCCGTTGACCTCACCTGTTAAAGTGACAGAAAACGGCCGGGAACGTACATTGCGTACAGTAGGCGATAAGTGGAGTTATCTCCAACGCGTTAAATTCGGTGCTAATGCACAGCCCTTCTATGTGCTGATAGATAATGAAGGTCGCCCTTTGAATAAATCTTATTCGTATGACGAGGACATTCCTAAGTATATCGAGTTCCTGCAAACAGGATTGGAAAACTATAAGAAAGGAAAATAA
- the udk gene encoding uridine kinase, with the protein MLIIGIAGGTGSGKTTVVRKIIESLPAGEVVLLPQDSYYKDSSHVPVEERQNINFDHPDAFEWSLLSKHVAMLREGKSIEQPTYSYLTCTREPETIHIEPREVVIIEGILALCDKKLRSMMDLKIFVDADPDERLIRVIQRDVVERGRTAEAVMERYTRILKPMHLQFIEPCKRYADLIIPEGGNNQVAIDILTMYIKKHL; encoded by the coding sequence ATGTTAATAATAGGAATTGCAGGCGGAACTGGCTCGGGAAAAACCACCGTCGTACGTAAAATCATTGAAAGCCTGCCGGCAGGTGAAGTGGTACTGTTACCGCAAGACTCTTACTATAAGGACAGTAGCCATGTACCTGTAGAAGAACGACAGAACATCAACTTTGACCACCCGGATGCCTTCGAGTGGAGTCTTTTATCTAAACATGTAGCCATGCTGCGTGAAGGAAAAAGCATTGAACAACCCACCTACTCGTACCTTACTTGTACACGAGAGCCCGAAACGATTCATATCGAGCCACGGGAAGTAGTGATTATTGAAGGGATTCTTGCCCTGTGCGACAAGAAACTGCGCAGCATGATGGACCTCAAAATCTTTGTGGATGCTGATCCGGACGAACGTCTGATTCGTGTCATACAACGGGATGTAGTGGAGCGTGGACGTACGGCAGAAGCGGTTATGGAGCGGTATACCCGTATCTTGAAGCCTATGCACCTGCAATTCATCGAACCGTGCAAACGATATGCGGACCTGATTATACCCGAAGGAGGAAATAATCAGGTGGCAATCGATATTCTGACGATGTATATAAAGAAGCATCTCTGA
- a CDS encoding Dabb family protein, translated as MVKHIVLFKLKDEAPADKKLTAMKEFKAAIEALPAKISVIRKIEVGLNMNPGETWSIALYSEFDTLDDVKFYATHPEHVAAGKLIADVKENRACVDYETIDS; from the coding sequence ATGGTCAAACACATTGTATTATTTAAATTAAAAGACGAAGCTCCGGCTGACAAAAAGCTGACAGCAATGAAAGAATTCAAGGCCGCTATCGAGGCTTTACCAGCTAAAATATCTGTTATACGTAAGATAGAAGTTGGACTCAATATGAATCCCGGCGAAACTTGGAGCATTGCCCTCTACAGCGAATTTGATACGCTGGACGACGTGAAATTTTATGCTACTCATCCCGAGCATGTGGCAGCAGGCAAGCTGATTGCTGATGTAAAGGAGAATCGCGCTTGTGTTGACTACGAAACAATTGACAGTTGA
- a CDS encoding TonB-dependent receptor, which translates to MNVQNETVENVFVQLGKQTGLKFFYDQNVVNTAPRISIKVKNSPLQAVLDKITEQTNLFFNRDNNTISVGKQKIGNDVLKSKTRTIKGTVVDETGESVIGATVMVKGTTNGVTTNLDGNYTLNDVPDGATILISYIGYQTVELKSGSKELAKITLKENSELLDEVVVLGYGNIRRSDVTGSIASVSSESISKVASASVADALAGKMAGVQITTADGALDAEISIRVRGGGSITQDNSPLFLVDGFPVDDLSGIPPTDIESIDVLKEASMTAIYGARGANGVVIVTTKNPKTGKTSVQFNSYVQTRTLAGKLPVMGNYEFVMAEYEYQMIRKGSDETFVKNFGYYDDVELYKYTDSKDWQDEVLGGNPISQYYNLTVSGGSEKTKFNLSYNHNKDEGQLIGSGLTRNNIILKLNHELFKNLKLETNSTYRTRTIDGAGTSGTNIVTALRYRPTNGLTSGTAIDPDDDDENLDEDGNSLNQKYTPLEENKQNYRKRKETAISLKAALVWDVFKGMQFRSEYGISTTNSGDDQFYGALSGTASAAGMNNMPSAKRTKTHKESYRLANTLTYRNLFRKIHNVNLMIGQEINHSQNDNTYMSARYFPVSITAEAALENFALGTPHQSTSYKAAPDRTASFFGRGLYDYKSRYYFNFTFRADGSTKFAPGKQWGVFPAGSIAWRISKENWMKPLKSVSELKLRASYGLAGNNRISDDLWHNIYRVYSGSSAPGFNNEDYNYYQFADQTYLYDPDLKWETTITRNLGLDFGFFKNRLSGTVDVYWNTTKDLLVPSIIPNSSGYSRQMTNVGRTSNRGVEFSLNGKIVQTKDFSLSANFNVAFNKNKVDKLSSGETEWKTKASLSNWYGTYNYKMEVGKSMGLIYGFVNDGFYTVDDFNFDETTKKWTLKPGVPDNSSFSSGNFSFKPGAMKFKKLSDSESDLITEEDMTIIGDTNPKVTGGFGLSGSWKNWDFTAFFNYMCDFDVFNVNKLYLNSAVRRNYSNLSTNMSLSRRFRYVDDAGVNVSNDPVALAELNKNAATYSWMSVTQGITMSDLIEDGSFLRLSTLTVGYTLPQRWLSRVGVKSLRLYFSGSNLFTLTGYSGYDPEVNIQKGLTPGIDNNVTPRSRVYTLGINLNF; encoded by the coding sequence TTGAACGTTCAGAATGAAACTGTAGAGAATGTTTTTGTTCAGTTGGGCAAGCAGACAGGCTTGAAATTCTTTTATGATCAAAATGTTGTGAACACTGCTCCGCGCATATCTATCAAAGTAAAGAATAGTCCCCTACAGGCTGTTTTGGACAAGATTACGGAGCAAACCAATTTGTTTTTCAATAGGGATAATAATACAATATCTGTAGGTAAACAAAAAATCGGGAATGATGTCCTGAAGTCGAAGACAAGAACTATAAAGGGAACAGTGGTAGATGAAACCGGTGAGTCGGTAATCGGTGCTACTGTAATGGTGAAAGGCACTACTAATGGTGTGACCACTAATCTTGATGGAAATTACACGTTGAACGATGTTCCCGATGGTGCTACCATCTTAATCTCTTATATTGGTTACCAGACTGTTGAGCTAAAGTCTGGCAGTAAGGAACTGGCTAAAATTACATTAAAAGAAAACAGCGAATTACTGGATGAGGTTGTAGTCTTGGGATATGGTAATATTCGTCGTAGTGATGTGACGGGATCTATTGCGTCCGTTTCTTCGGAATCTATCTCTAAAGTAGCCTCTGCCTCTGTGGCCGATGCTTTGGCGGGAAAGATGGCGGGTGTACAGATCACTACGGCAGATGGTGCATTGGATGCTGAAATCAGTATTCGTGTACGTGGTGGTGGCTCAATCACTCAGGATAACTCACCGTTGTTCCTGGTCGACGGTTTTCCGGTGGATGATTTGAGTGGTATTCCGCCTACGGACATCGAGTCTATTGATGTACTGAAAGAGGCGTCAATGACTGCTATTTATGGTGCCAGGGGTGCGAATGGTGTGGTGATTGTAACTACGAAGAACCCGAAAACGGGCAAGACGTCAGTACAGTTCAACAGCTATGTCCAGACGCGTACATTGGCGGGTAAATTACCGGTAATGGGCAATTATGAATTTGTGATGGCAGAGTACGAGTATCAGATGATACGTAAAGGATCGGATGAGACCTTTGTCAAGAATTTTGGTTATTATGACGATGTTGAATTATATAAGTATACAGATTCTAAAGACTGGCAGGATGAAGTATTGGGAGGTAATCCGATTTCACAATACTATAATCTGACAGTCAGTGGGGGGAGTGAAAAGACGAAATTTAATTTGAGTTATAACCATAATAAAGATGAGGGACAGTTGATTGGTTCCGGTTTGACGCGTAATAATATTATCCTGAAGTTGAATCATGAATTATTTAAGAATCTGAAACTGGAGACAAATTCCACATACCGCACCCGCACTATTGATGGAGCAGGTACGTCGGGTACCAATATCGTGACGGCTCTCCGCTACCGTCCTACCAACGGACTGACTTCCGGCACAGCCATCGATCCGGATGACGATGATGAGAATCTGGACGAGGACGGTAATTCTTTGAATCAGAAGTACACTCCGTTGGAAGAGAACAAGCAGAATTATAGGAAAAGGAAAGAAACTGCAATCAGCCTTAAAGCGGCTTTGGTATGGGATGTCTTTAAAGGAATGCAGTTCCGTTCGGAGTATGGTATCAGTACAACCAATTCCGGTGATGACCAGTTCTATGGAGCTTTGTCTGGTACGGCATCTGCCGCAGGAATGAACAATATGCCTTCGGCTAAGCGTACAAAAACACATAAAGAATCATATCGTCTTGCGAATACGCTGACCTATCGCAATTTGTTCCGTAAAATCCATAATGTGAACCTGATGATCGGACAGGAAATAAATCATTCGCAAAATGACAATACGTATATGAGTGCACGTTATTTCCCCGTTTCCATTACGGCCGAAGCGGCTCTTGAAAACTTTGCATTGGGTACACCTCACCAAAGTACCAGCTATAAAGCAGCTCCGGACAGAACGGCTTCCTTCTTCGGTCGCGGACTGTATGATTATAAAAGCCGTTATTATTTCAATTTCACATTTCGTGCGGACGGTTCTACCAAGTTTGCACCGGGCAAGCAGTGGGGCGTATTTCCTGCAGGTTCTATAGCCTGGAGAATTTCTAAAGAAAATTGGATGAAGCCGCTCAAATCTGTTTCTGAACTGAAGTTGAGAGCTAGTTATGGTTTGGCGGGTAATAACCGCATCAGTGATGATTTATGGCATAATATCTATCGTGTATATAGCGGTTCGAGCGCTCCCGGTTTTAATAATGAAGACTATAATTATTATCAGTTTGCAGATCAGACTTATTTGTATGACCCCGACCTGAAGTGGGAAACCACCATTACACGGAATCTTGGTTTGGACTTCGGCTTTTTTAAGAACCGTTTAAGTGGTACGGTTGATGTATACTGGAATACAACTAAAGATTTGCTGGTTCCGTCCATTATACCGAACTCGTCAGGATATTCACGGCAGATGACGAATGTGGGCCGGACTTCCAACCGGGGAGTTGAATTCTCATTGAACGGAAAAATCGTCCAGACGAAGGACTTTAGCTTGTCAGCCAACTTCAATGTCGCCTTTAATAAGAATAAGGTTGATAAATTGTCTTCCGGTGAAACGGAGTGGAAAACGAAGGCTTCCCTCTCCAATTGGTATGGAACCTATAATTACAAGATGGAAGTAGGCAAGAGCATGGGATTGATTTACGGTTTTGTGAATGACGGCTTCTATACGGTCGACGACTTTAACTTTGATGAAACCACCAAGAAATGGACATTGAAACCGGGAGTTCCGGATAACTCTTCCTTTAGTTCGGGCAACTTTAGCTTCAAGCCGGGTGCCATGAAGTTCAAGAAACTGTCCGATTCGGAGTCGGACTTGATAACGGAAGAAGATATGACCATTATTGGCGATACCAATCCGAAGGTAACAGGAGGTTTCGGACTGTCCGGCAGTTGGAAGAATTGGGATTTTACTGCGTTCTTTAATTATATGTGTGATTTTGATGTGTTCAATGTAAATAAACTCTATCTGAACTCCGCTGTCCGTCGCAACTATTCTAATTTGTCAACGAATATGAGTCTGTCACGCCGTTTCCGTTATGTGGATGATGCGGGTGTCAATGTTTCCAATGATCCGGTTGCACTGGCAGAATTGAATAAGAACGCCGCGACTTATTCGTGGATGTCCGTTACTCAGGGTATCACGATGAGCGATTTGATTGAAGACGGTTCGTTTCTGCGTCTGAGTACCCTGACTGTGGGGTATACGCTTCCGCAACGTTGGCTGAGCCGGGTGGGGGTTAAGAGCCTGCGTCTGTATTTCTCCGGCAGCAACCTGTTTACTCTGACGGGGTATAGCGGTTACGATCCGGAAGTGAACATTCAGAAAGGTCTGACTCCGGGCATCGATAACAATGTGACTCCGCGTAGCCGGGTTTATACACTTGGAATAAATTTGAATTTTTAA
- a CDS encoding FecR family protein: MKNDVTDKSIMRRYLDDLYTQEEARGLLSRLKDDIHAPMLDELATDVWKEATMEELTTGMEREKYKEEAGRLLKRIEHKKRTWFRRIALTVASVSAVVLLIFGGINLLGYMDKRQISYLEASTSYGESRQIRLPDGTQLILNSCSRVRYPSSFVEDERQIELEGEAYFQVQRNEKQPFIVRTARFDVRVLGTCFDVKAYSSDEVVSVDVESGKVQVDLPEAMMRLQAKEQVSINTLSGEYSKRREERDVAVWRKGGLRFSSTPVRDVAKELERMYNCRITFAEGQEFNNLISGEHENKSLEAVLQSMEYTSGIRYRKEGNHIFLFK, from the coding sequence ATGAAGAATGATGTAACAGACAAATCTATAATGCGCCGTTATCTGGACGATTTGTACACCCAGGAAGAGGCACGTGGATTATTATCCCGACTGAAAGATGATATTCATGCCCCAATGCTGGATGAGCTGGCAACAGATGTCTGGAAAGAGGCCACTATGGAAGAGCTTACTACCGGCATGGAGCGTGAAAAATATAAGGAAGAAGCCGGTCGGTTACTGAAACGTATCGAACATAAGAAACGCACCTGGTTTCGGCGGATAGCCCTGACGGTGGCAAGTGTTTCTGCTGTTGTACTGCTCATTTTCGGGGGAATCAATCTACTGGGCTATATGGATAAGCGGCAGATTTCTTATTTGGAAGCCTCTACCTCTTATGGTGAATCCAGACAAATCCGGTTGCCGGATGGAACACAGCTGATCTTAAATTCCTGTTCTCGTGTTCGCTATCCGAGTAGTTTTGTAGAAGATGAACGGCAGATAGAACTGGAAGGCGAAGCTTATTTTCAGGTTCAACGAAACGAAAAGCAACCTTTTATTGTCAGGACCGCCCGTTTTGATGTAAGGGTTCTGGGAACTTGCTTTGATGTGAAAGCTTATTCTTCGGATGAAGTTGTTTCTGTAGATGTGGAAAGTGGCAAAGTACAGGTAGATCTGCCTGAAGCGATGATGCGTTTGCAGGCTAAGGAACAAGTGTCGATCAATACACTTTCCGGTGAATACAGCAAACGGCGCGAAGAACGTGATGTTGCCGTATGGCGCAAAGGTGGATTACGTTTTAGCAGCACTCCGGTGCGCGATGTGGCTAAAGAGCTTGAACGCATGTATAATTGTCGCATTACGTTTGCGGAAGGACAGGAGTTCAACAACCTGATTTCCGGAGAACATGAAAATAAAAGTTTGGAGGCGGTACTCCAATCAATGGAATATACCAGTGGCATCCGGTATAGAAAAGAAGGAAATCATATCTTCTTATTCAAGTAG